A single region of the Acanthopagrus latus isolate v.2019 chromosome 11, fAcaLat1.1, whole genome shotgun sequence genome encodes:
- the si:dkey-110c1.10 gene encoding unconventional myosin-Vb: MASLELYSKGASVWIPDPDAVWASALLLQDYSPGKKQLLLQLANGKEVQYPVGSPSDLPPLGNPDILEGENDLTALSFLHEPAVLHNLRVRFLDYNSIYTYCGIVLVAINPYDQLPIYGEEVIDAYSGQDMADMEPHIFSVAEEAYRTMTREEKNQSIIISGESGSGKTVSAKFTMRYFAVVGGAAQQTSVEERVLASNPIMESIGNAKTTRNDNSSRFGKYIEIGFGRKGDIIGANMRTYLLEKSRVVFQASAERNYHIFYQLCASRELPEMRSFKLDAPEHFRYTNQGGDMQIPGTDDLSDLERTRNAFTVLGVQPDQQMELFRILAAVLHLGNVNIQISGRSSDKGYIDPGDRSLAVFSKLLGVEGPQMAHWLCHRRLAVGGEMLIKPMSGQQAVGARDALAKHIYGQLFTWTVQRLNSALRSQRGKARSFIGVLDIYGFETFDRNSFEQFCINYANEKLQQQFNRHVFHLEQEEYVREELVWNRIEFSDNQQCINLIEAQLGLFDLLDEECRMPKGSDESWVRKLYDQHLTGKPHPHFRKPRMSNSAFIVLHFADTVQYECDGFLDKNRDTVFEELINILKASQSELVAELFQQQGNVSSVANGSVRSGKRATREHKLTVGFQFRQSLQMLMDTLNSTTPHYVRCIKPNDLKEPFLFDPRRTVQQLRACGVLETIRISAAGFPSRWTYEEFFSRYRLLLRGPQSLDQAQASCRQALPELIPDPDQFCFGKTKVFFRAGQVAFLERLRSEKLRVAAMIIQSRVRGWLARTRYTRICWATVTIQRYCRGALARRLALTLRYSKAALVIQKTYRMIVVRQLFLMIRQATITIQAFTRGTLERRRYRLLVAERAAVLLQARVRGWLARRAYRRVRAAVVFMQCCARRRAARRELLKLKTEARSVEKYRELNKGMEVKLMQLQLRADQGAREGAALRGTLQAEREAASAELQALKAVIQKLESQKHEKPQPCTVISEKEVEERRRAEEKAAQEILQLKQELQVLQREKDSFHKEKEELSARLLEGEKAQEECVTQAVSQASAALSAELDEERRKYQGLLREFTRLEQRYDNLREMSLLTEHAKGHRRTDSTRSLNFEPPSPTLMTPQSLTPLSLSPFPSAFPSPEEVRRVSVTSPVDGRVSVWSSETPMDQLMEKMEVAKDPAVKMKGEDLAHAYDAVRVANKFLESQLRRQQSQKEEEMEALRKQLSQAISGSSSAAQQQDLQELLEAREQECVRLRRELKELKNTVSLRRLLTQVLPSALSAETTPCPSRRKPAMVTGLFECRKRDENKLIKNLITDIRVDSALSLPPGLPASVFFLCVRQADCSGDQTHARSLCSAAVTALKAALKKHSNDVHMTALWLKNACVLHDLLTQHSPKQTIDSDELVPLTTDVSDLIRALSDLCIQAYQQLLSITENRLQNIIVPALLESEIIPGLSGSAVKLVTSRKRAGSDPRAVGGDAPTMASVLRELGALHTALSRQDLPPTQMEQAFHQLTYLISASALNSLLLRKDMCCWSRGMQIRYNVSLLEEWLRSRGLQAGGAVATLEPLIQAVQLLQAGKKTEGDAQALVQTCTALSGQQIVKILTLYTPHSDLDERVTVNFIRTVQGLLKGRSDGHPQHLLMDVRRVFPVTFPYSPPTVLHAEQLVIPDSLKISFLRRV, translated from the exons ATGGCTTCACTGGAGCTGTACAGCAAG GGAGCGAGTGTGTGGATCCCTGACCCAGATGCAGTTTGGGCGTCAGCACTTCTCCTCCAGGACTACAGTCCTGGAAAGAAACAGCTACTGCTGCAGCTCGCTAATGGAAAG GAGGTCCAGTACCCAGTGGGGTCCCCCTCTGACCTCCCACCGCTGGGGAACCCCGACATCCTGGAGGGGGAGAATGATCTAACAGCCCTCAGCTTCCTCCATGAACCCGCTGTATTGCACAACCTGCGGGTTCGATTCCTGGACTACAACAGCATCTACACATACTGTG gTATTGTGTTAGTGGCCATCAATCCCTACGACCAGCTGCCCATATATGGAGAGGAGGTGATCGATGCGTACAGCGGTCAGGACATGGCCGACATGGAACCTCACATCTTCTCTGTGGCCGAGGAAGCCTACCGCACCATGACCAG GGAGGAGAAAAACCAGTCGATCATCATCAGTGGAGAGTCTGGCTCAGGAAAAACGGTCTCAGCCAAATTCACCATGAGATACTTCGCTGTGGTTGGAGGAGCAGCACAGCAGACCAGCGTGGAGGAGAGGGTCCTGGCCTCCAACCCGATAATGGAG TCTATCGGGAACGCTAAAACCACTCGAAACGACAACAGTAGTCGTTTTGGGAAGTACATCGAGATTGGCTTCGGCAGGAAAGGGGACATCATCGGGGCAAACATGAGGACGTATCTCCTGGAGAAGTCGAGGGTCGTCTTCCAA gcatCCGCAGAGAGGAACTACCATATCTTCTACCAGCTGTGTGCCTCCAGAGAGTTGCCAGAAATGAGATCCTTTAAACTGG ATGCACCTGAGCATTTCCGCTATACCAACCAGGGAGGAGACATGCAGATCCCTGGTACTGATGATCTGTCTGACCTGGAGCGCACTCGCAATGCTTTCACCGTTCTGG gtGTGCAACCTGACCAGCAGATGGAGCTCTTCAGGATCCTGGCAGCTGTTCTGCACCTTGGAAATGTCAACATCCAAATCAGTGGGAGAAGTTCTGACAAAGGTTACATTGAT CCAGGCGACCGCTCTCTGGCTGTCTTCTCCAAGCTGTTAGGAGTGGAGGGACCTCAGATGGCCCACTGGTTGTGTCATCGCAGACTGGCTGTAGGGGGAGAGATGCTGATCAAACCCATGTCCGGTCAGCAGGCTGTAGGAGCCAGGGACGCGCTGGCCAAACACATCTACGGCCAGCTGTTCACGTGGACCGTCCAGAGGCTCAACTCTGCTCTGCGCAGCCAGAGAGGGAAGGCCAGATCATTTATAGGGGTGCTCGACATCTATGG GTTCGAAACCTTCGACCGGAACAGCTTTGAGCAGTTCTGTATAAATTATGCGaatgaaaaactgcagcaacagttCAACAGG cACGTGTTCCACTTGGAGCAGGAGGAGTACGTCCGGGAGGAGCTGGTCTGGAACAGGATTGAGTTCAGTGACAATCAGCAGTGCATCAATCTCATAGAGGCACAACTGGGCCTGTTTGATCTGTTAGATGAGGAGTGCAGG ATGCCCAAAGGTTCAGATGAGAGCTGGGTGCGGAAGCTGTACGACCAACACCTGACCGGCAAGCCCCACCCTCACTTCCGCAAACCTCGCATGTCCAACAGCGCCTTCATCGTGCTGCACTTTGCTGACACG GTGCAGTACGAGTGTGACGGCTTTTTAGACAAGAACAGAGACACAGTCTTCGAGGAGCTCATTAACATTCTCAAAGCAAGTCAG tctgagcTGGTGGCTGAGTTGTTCCAGCAGCAGGGAAACGTGTCCTCTGTGGCTAACGGAAGTGTTCGCTCAGGAAAAAGAGCCACCAgagaacacaaactgactgtgGGCTTCCAG TTCCGTCAGTCCTTACAGATGCTGATGGACACTCTCAACAGCACCACTCCTCACTACGTCCGCTGTATCAAACCCAACGACCTCAAAGAACCCTTTTT GTTTGATCCCAGGAGGACAGTCCAGCAGCTGAGAGCCTGTGGGGTGCTGGAAACGATTCGCATCAGTGCTGCAGGTTTTCCATCAAG ATGGACGTACGAGGAGTTCTTCAGCAGGTACCGCCTTCTGCTCCGAGGCCCTCAGAGCCTGGATCAGGCCCAGGCCTCCTGCAGACAGGCTCTGCCTGAGCTCATCCCAGACCCGGACCAGTTCTGCTTCGGAAAGACCAAAGTATTCTTCCGTGCTGGTCAGGTGGCCTTTCTGGAGAGGCTTAGATCTGAGAAGCTGCGTGTTGCTGCCATGATCATCCAGAGCCGCGTCAGAGGATGGCTGGCCCGGACCAGATACACCAGGATCTGCTGGGCGACGGTCACCATACAGAGATACTGCAGGGGAGCTCTGGCCAGACg GCTGGCTCTGACCCTGCGCTACTCCAAGGCTGCTTTGGTGATCCAGAAGACCTACCGCATGATTGTGGTCAGACAGCTGTTCCTCATGATCCGACAGGCCACCATCACCATCCAGGCCTTCACCAGGGGCACACTGGAGCGCCGCAGATACAGACTG ttGGTCGCAGAGCGTGCTGCCGTGCTGCTCCAGGCGAGAGTGCGTGGGTGGCTGGCGAGGCGGGCGTACAGGCGGGTGCGTGCGGCGGTGGTGTTCATGCAGTGCTGTGCGCGCCGCAGGGCTGCCAGGAGAGAGCTGCTGAAACTAAAGACCGAGGCCCGCTCTGTGGAGAAGTACAGAGAGCTCAACAAGGGCATGGAAGTCAaactgatgcagctgcagctcagagcaGACCAGGGG GCCAGGGAGGGCGCAGCTTTGAGGGGGACCCTGCAGGCAGAGCGAGAGGCCGCCAGCGCCGAGCTGCAGGCTTTGAAGGCAGTGATACAGAAACTAGAGAGCCAGAAACACGAGAAGCCTCAGCCCTGCACTGTCATCAGcgagaaggaggtggaggaaaggaggagagccGAGGAGAAGGCTGCGCAGGAGATCCTTCAACTCAAACAA GAGTTGCAagtcctgcagagagaaaaagacagttttcataaagagaaagaagaactCTCTGCTCGCTTGCTTGAAGGAGAAAAAGCACAAGAAG agtgtgtgactCAGGCTGTGTCTCAGGCGAGTGCAGCTCTGAGTGCAGAGCTGgatgaagagagaagaaagtatCAGGGTCTCCTGAGAGAGTTTACCAGACTGGAGCAGAGATACGACAACCTGCGGGAGATGAGTCTGCTCACTGag CACGCCAAGGGCCACAGAAGAACTGACTCCACCCGGAGTTTGAACTTTGAGCCTCCCTCGCCCACTCTGATGACACCCCAGtccctcacccctctctccttGTCACCCTTCCCATCTGCCTTCCCTTCCCCAGAGGAGGTCCGCAGGGTCAGTGTGACGTCACCAGTGGACGGGAGAGTCTCAGTGTGGAGCTCTGAAACACCAATG GACCAGCTGATGGAGAAGATGGAGGTGGCCAAAGACCCGGCAGTGAAGATGAAGGGAGAGGACCTGGCCCATGCTTACGATGCTGTCCGAGTGGCCAACAA GTTTCTGGAGAGCCAGCTGCGTCGCCAGCAAAgtcagaaggaggaggagatggaggctcTGAGGAAGCAGCTTAGTCAAGCCATCTCTGgttcttcctctgctgcacagCAACAG gACTTGCAGGAGCTACTGGAGGCCAGAGAGCAGGAGTGTGTTCGACTGAGGAGAGAGCTGAAGGAGCTTAAAAACACAGTGTCACTCAGACGACTGCTGACACAAG TTCTCCCATCAGCTCTCAGCGCAGAGACGACCCCCTGTCCGTCCCGACGGAAGCCAGCAATGGTCACTGGTTTGTTTGAATGTAGGAAGAGAGATGAGAACAAGCTAATCAAAAACCTCATCACAG acatCCGGGTTGACAGCGCCCTGTCTCTGCCTCCTGGTCTGCCCGCCAGCGTGTTCTTCCTGTGTGTTCGTCAGGCCGACTGCAGCGGAGACCAAACTCACGCCCGCTCGCTCTGTAGTGCTGCTGTCACGGCTCTGAAGGCGGCTCTGAAG AAACACAGTAACGATGTCCATATGACGGCTCTGTGGCTGAAAAACGCCTGTGTGTTGCATGACCTGTTGACCCAGCACTCCCCAAAACAG ACCATCGACTCAGACGAACTGGTTCCACTGACCACTGATGTGAGTGACTTGATCCGCGCCCTGAGTGACCTCTGCATCCAGGCCtatcagcagctcctctccatcactgaaAATCGGCTACAAAACATCATAG TTCCTGCTCTGTTGGAGAGCGAGATCATCCCAGGCCTGTCCGGCTCTGCGGTGAAGTTGGTAACATCCAGAAAGAGAGCGGGCTCAGACCCCAGGGCTGTGGGAGGAGATGCTCCCACCATGGCGTCGGTGCTGAGGGAGCTGGGAGCCCTTCACACGGCTCTGTCCCGTCAGGATCTGCCCCCGACACAGATGGAGCAGGCCTTCCACCAGCTCACCTACCTCATCTCTGCCTCCGCTCTCAACAGCCTGCTGCTGAGGAAAGACATGTGCTGCTGGAGTCGTGGCATGCAGATACG CTATAATGTGAGTCTGCTGGAGGAGTGGCTGCGGAGCCGAGGTCTGCAGGCAGGGGGCGCTGTGGCCACGCTGGAGCCTCTCATCCAGGCggttcagctgctgcaggccgGCAAGAAGACTGAGGGGGACGCGCAGGCCCTCGTTCAGACCTGCACGGCCCTGTCCGGCCAGCAG ATCGTGAAGATTCTGACCCTCTACACGCCTCACAGTGACCTCGATGAGCGAGTCACAGTGAATTTCATCCGTACTGTCCAG GGGCTTCTCAAAGGCCGTTCAGACGGTCATCCTCAACATCTCCTAATGGATGTGAGACgagtgtttcctgtcacatttcCCTACTCGCCTCCCACCGTCCTCCATGCCGAGCAGTTAGTCATCCCAGACTCCCTCAAGATCTCCTTTCTACGCAGAGTCTGA
- the mbd3b gene encoding methyl-CpG-binding domain protein 3b isoform X1, producing the protein MEKKRWDCTALPKGWKMEEVTRKSGLSAGKSDVYYFSPSGKKFRSKPQLARYLGNQMDLSSFDFRTGKMLMSKLNKNRQRLRYDNNNQNKGKPDLNTSLPVRQTASIFKQPVTKVTNHPNNKVKTDPQKAVDQPRQLFWEKKLSGLSAYDIAEELVKTMELPKGLQGVGPGCTDKTLLSAIASALHTSAAPITGQLSAAVEKNPGVWLNTAQPLCKAFIVTDEDIRKQEELVYSVRKRLEEALMADMLAHVEEAANDGEALKEEGNGSEDMESV; encoded by the exons ATGGAGAAGAAAAGGTGGGATTGCACTGCTCTCCCCAAGGGCTGGAAAATGGAAGAAGTGACCAGAAAGTCGGGTTTGTCAGCCGGAAAAAGCGATGTCTATTATTTTAG TCCATCTGGGAAGAAGTTTCGGAGCAAGCCTCAGCTGGCCCGTTACCTTGGTAACCAGATGGACCTCAGCTCCTTCGATTTCCGCACGGGGAAGATGCTCATGAGCAAGCTGAATAAGAACCGCCAGAGGCTGCGATATGATAACAATAACCAGAACAAG GGCAAACCCGACCTGAACACGTCGCTCCCTGTCAGACAGACGGCCTCCATCTTCAAGCAGCCCGTCACCAAGGTTACCAACCACCCGAACAACAAAGTAAAGACGGACCCTCAGAAAGCCGTCGATCAGCCCAGACAG cTATTTTGGGAGAAGAAACTCAGTGGTCTCAGTGCTTATGACATCGCAGAGGAGCTGGTGAAGACAATGGAGCTGCCTAAAGGCCTGCAAG GTGTCGGCCCAGGCTGCACAGACAAGACTCTCCTGTCGGCCATTGCCAGCGCCCTGCACACCAGCGCCGCGCCCATCACCGGCCAACTGTCCGCGGCCGTGGAGAAGAACCCTGGAGTGTGGCTCAACACGGCTCAGCCGCTGTGCAAGGCCTTCATAGTTACGGATGAGGACATCAG gaaacaggaggagctgGTGTACAGCGTGAGGAAAAGGCTGGAGGAGGCTCTGATGGCTGATATGTTGGCCCACGTCGAGGAGGCTGCCAACGATGGAGAGGCTCTGAAGGAGGAGGGCAACGGCAGTGAAGACATGGAGAGCGTATAG
- the mbd3b gene encoding methyl-CpG-binding domain protein 3b isoform X4, protein MDKNDPSGKKFRSKPQLARYLGNQMDLSSFDFRTGKMLMSKLNKNRQRLRYDNNNQNKGKPDLNTSLPVRQTASIFKQPVTKVTNHPNNKVKTDPQKAVDQPRQLFWEKKLSGLSAYDIAEELVKTMELPKGLQGVGPGCTDKTLLSAIASALHTSAAPITGQLSAAVEKNPGVWLNTAQPLCKAFIVTDEDIRKQEELVYSVRKRLEEALMADMLAHVEEAANDGEALKEEGNGSEDMESV, encoded by the exons TCCATCTGGGAAGAAGTTTCGGAGCAAGCCTCAGCTGGCCCGTTACCTTGGTAACCAGATGGACCTCAGCTCCTTCGATTTCCGCACGGGGAAGATGCTCATGAGCAAGCTGAATAAGAACCGCCAGAGGCTGCGATATGATAACAATAACCAGAACAAG GGCAAACCCGACCTGAACACGTCGCTCCCTGTCAGACAGACGGCCTCCATCTTCAAGCAGCCCGTCACCAAGGTTACCAACCACCCGAACAACAAAGTAAAGACGGACCCTCAGAAAGCCGTCGATCAGCCCAGACAG cTATTTTGGGAGAAGAAACTCAGTGGTCTCAGTGCTTATGACATCGCAGAGGAGCTGGTGAAGACAATGGAGCTGCCTAAAGGCCTGCAAG GTGTCGGCCCAGGCTGCACAGACAAGACTCTCCTGTCGGCCATTGCCAGCGCCCTGCACACCAGCGCCGCGCCCATCACCGGCCAACTGTCCGCGGCCGTGGAGAAGAACCCTGGAGTGTGGCTCAACACGGCTCAGCCGCTGTGCAAGGCCTTCATAGTTACGGATGAGGACATCAG gaaacaggaggagctgGTGTACAGCGTGAGGAAAAGGCTGGAGGAGGCTCTGATGGCTGATATGTTGGCCCACGTCGAGGAGGCTGCCAACGATGGAGAGGCTCTGAAGGAGGAGGGCAACGGCAGTGAAGACATGGAGAGCGTATAG
- the mbd3b gene encoding methyl-CpG-binding domain protein 3b isoform X3, translated as MDKNDRGEEQDEEQSPSGKKFRSKPQLARYLGNQMDLSSFDFRTGKMLMSKLNKNRQRLRYDNNNQNKGKPDLNTSLPVRQTASIFKQPVTKVTNHPNNKVKTDPQKAVDQPRQLFWEKKLSGLSAYDIAEELVKTMELPKGLQGVGPGCTDKTLLSAIASALHTSAAPITGQLSAAVEKNPGVWLNTAQPLCKAFIVTDEDIRKQEELVYSVRKRLEEALMADMLAHVEEAANDGEALKEEGNGSEDMESV; from the exons cagaggagaagagcaaGATGAGGAACAGAG TCCATCTGGGAAGAAGTTTCGGAGCAAGCCTCAGCTGGCCCGTTACCTTGGTAACCAGATGGACCTCAGCTCCTTCGATTTCCGCACGGGGAAGATGCTCATGAGCAAGCTGAATAAGAACCGCCAGAGGCTGCGATATGATAACAATAACCAGAACAAG GGCAAACCCGACCTGAACACGTCGCTCCCTGTCAGACAGACGGCCTCCATCTTCAAGCAGCCCGTCACCAAGGTTACCAACCACCCGAACAACAAAGTAAAGACGGACCCTCAGAAAGCCGTCGATCAGCCCAGACAG cTATTTTGGGAGAAGAAACTCAGTGGTCTCAGTGCTTATGACATCGCAGAGGAGCTGGTGAAGACAATGGAGCTGCCTAAAGGCCTGCAAG GTGTCGGCCCAGGCTGCACAGACAAGACTCTCCTGTCGGCCATTGCCAGCGCCCTGCACACCAGCGCCGCGCCCATCACCGGCCAACTGTCCGCGGCCGTGGAGAAGAACCCTGGAGTGTGGCTCAACACGGCTCAGCCGCTGTGCAAGGCCTTCATAGTTACGGATGAGGACATCAG gaaacaggaggagctgGTGTACAGCGTGAGGAAAAGGCTGGAGGAGGCTCTGATGGCTGATATGTTGGCCCACGTCGAGGAGGCTGCCAACGATGGAGAGGCTCTGAAGGAGGAGGGCAACGGCAGTGAAGACATGGAGAGCGTATAG
- the mbd3b gene encoding methyl-CpG-binding domain protein 3b isoform X2 — protein sequence MDKNDRGEEQDEEQRQERGEAGRLYSLCPSGKKFRSKPQLARYLGNQMDLSSFDFRTGKMLMSKLNKNRQRLRYDNNNQNKGKPDLNTSLPVRQTASIFKQPVTKVTNHPNNKVKTDPQKAVDQPRQLFWEKKLSGLSAYDIAEELVKTMELPKGLQGVGPGCTDKTLLSAIASALHTSAAPITGQLSAAVEKNPGVWLNTAQPLCKAFIVTDEDIRKQEELVYSVRKRLEEALMADMLAHVEEAANDGEALKEEGNGSEDMESV from the exons cagaggagaagagcaaGATGAGGAACAGAGGCaagagaggggggaggcggGTCGGTTGTATAGTCTGTG TCCATCTGGGAAGAAGTTTCGGAGCAAGCCTCAGCTGGCCCGTTACCTTGGTAACCAGATGGACCTCAGCTCCTTCGATTTCCGCACGGGGAAGATGCTCATGAGCAAGCTGAATAAGAACCGCCAGAGGCTGCGATATGATAACAATAACCAGAACAAG GGCAAACCCGACCTGAACACGTCGCTCCCTGTCAGACAGACGGCCTCCATCTTCAAGCAGCCCGTCACCAAGGTTACCAACCACCCGAACAACAAAGTAAAGACGGACCCTCAGAAAGCCGTCGATCAGCCCAGACAG cTATTTTGGGAGAAGAAACTCAGTGGTCTCAGTGCTTATGACATCGCAGAGGAGCTGGTGAAGACAATGGAGCTGCCTAAAGGCCTGCAAG GTGTCGGCCCAGGCTGCACAGACAAGACTCTCCTGTCGGCCATTGCCAGCGCCCTGCACACCAGCGCCGCGCCCATCACCGGCCAACTGTCCGCGGCCGTGGAGAAGAACCCTGGAGTGTGGCTCAACACGGCTCAGCCGCTGTGCAAGGCCTTCATAGTTACGGATGAGGACATCAG gaaacaggaggagctgGTGTACAGCGTGAGGAAAAGGCTGGAGGAGGCTCTGATGGCTGATATGTTGGCCCACGTCGAGGAGGCTGCCAACGATGGAGAGGCTCTGAAGGAGGAGGGCAACGGCAGTGAAGACATGGAGAGCGTATAG